Proteins found in one Streptomyces sp. CB09001 genomic segment:
- a CDS encoding metallophosphoesterase translates to MADTSSTRPAEGEARAPRQSPLHRLMRFVPLIAPVLLWAVPCWVLLHSGQHWPLPVTLTGTALFVLGMACMPLAMVRGHGRRQQDRAAIVGDTLLGISWVLFTWSVLLGVLLRLALTIGGVGESQDRARIVTWAVLGVSAILLAWGYAEARRVPRVRRLDVRLPRLGAGLDGLRVALITDTHYGPLDRARWSARVCETVNALEADLVCHTGDIADGTAERRRAQAVPLGTVRATHARVYVTGNHEYYSEAQGWVDLMDELGWEPLRNRHLLLECCGDTLVVAGVDDVTAESSGLAGHRAHLTGALDGADPDLPILLLAHQPAFVDRAVAAGIDLQLSGHTHGGQIWPFHHLVRLDQPALAGLSHHGTRTLLYTSRGTGFWGPPFRVFAPSEITLLVLRSPQTSTSP, encoded by the coding sequence GTGGCCGACACCAGCAGCACCCGGCCTGCCGAGGGGGAAGCGCGAGCGCCGCGGCAGAGCCCGCTGCATCGCCTGATGCGCTTCGTCCCCCTGATCGCCCCCGTCCTGCTGTGGGCCGTGCCCTGCTGGGTGCTCCTGCACAGCGGCCAGCACTGGCCGTTGCCCGTCACGCTGACGGGCACCGCTCTGTTCGTGCTCGGCATGGCATGCATGCCGCTCGCAATGGTGCGCGGCCACGGCCGACGCCAGCAGGACCGAGCCGCGATCGTCGGTGACACGCTGCTGGGGATTAGTTGGGTCCTGTTCACCTGGTCCGTGCTGCTTGGCGTCCTCCTGCGGCTAGCCTTGACCATTGGCGGCGTCGGCGAGAGCCAGGACCGGGCCCGGATCGTCACGTGGGCCGTGCTCGGAGTGAGTGCCATACTGCTGGCCTGGGGGTATGCCGAGGCTCGCCGCGTGCCGCGCGTACGCCGGCTCGATGTGCGGCTCCCCCGACTGGGAGCCGGGTTGGACGGACTCCGGGTCGCCCTCATCACGGACACCCACTACGGCCCGCTCGACCGCGCCCGCTGGTCGGCACGGGTATGCGAGACGGTGAACGCACTCGAAGCCGACCTGGTCTGCCACACCGGCGACATCGCGGACGGCACGGCCGAACGACGCCGCGCCCAGGCCGTACCGCTCGGTACCGTCCGGGCCACCCACGCCCGTGTCTACGTCACCGGCAACCACGAGTACTACAGCGAGGCCCAGGGCTGGGTCGACCTCATGGACGAGCTGGGCTGGGAGCCACTGCGCAACCGCCACCTGCTTCTCGAATGCTGCGGCGACACCCTCGTGGTCGCCGGCGTGGACGACGTCACCGCCGAGTCCTCCGGCCTGGCAGGCCACCGCGCCCACCTCACCGGCGCCCTGGACGGAGCCGACCCCGACCTCCCCATCCTGCTCCTGGCACACCAGCCCGCATTCGTCGACCGAGCGGTAGCGGCCGGCATCGACCTCCAGCTCTCCGGCCACACCCACGGCGGCCAGATCTGGCCCTTCCACCACCTGGTCCGCCTCGACCAGCCCGCCCTCGCCGGCCTCAGCCACCACGGCACCCGCACCCTCCTCTACACCAGCCGCGGCACTGGCTTCTGGGGCCCGCCGTTCCGCGTCTTCGCTCCCAGCGAGATCACCCTGCTCGTCCTCCGCAGCCCCCAGACGTCCACCTCGCCGTAG